Sequence from the Streptomyces sp. NBC_00358 genome:
CCGCGTCCGTACCGCGCTCCGGCCCGGCAGTTACGCCGTCCACGTCGACTGCGACGGACATCGCGACCGGGTCGGGGGCAAGGTCACCGTCCCGGCGCCGGACTCCACCCCGAGCGTCTCCGCGCCCGCCTCGCCGATCGCGCCCGTGCACGCGGGCGGCGGCGGCACCGCCCGCTTCGCCTCGGTGGCGGACGCCCACGCGGCCGGACCCGACACCCGGCAGGCCGTGGTCGGTCTGGTCCTCGCGAGCGTCGCCGCGGTCGTCGTGGTGGTCCGCGGCGCGCGCCGGGGCCACGACGGCCGCGACTGACATGGCCGAACGGGAGCGTTCCCCGGGGGTCGGCCGGCTGCTGACCGGCGTGGCCTGGCTGGTGCTGCTGCTCGGGCTGTGGCTGTGGGGCCGTGAGGTGACGGAGCTGCGCCTGGGGACGTCGGCGCCGACCACGGGCGACATCGCGGCCGTCGGACGGCCGCCGGAGGTGCGGCTGCCGCCCGCGCTCAAGCCCCTCCGGAACGCCCGGCCCCAGCGCGTCGACATCCCCTCGATGGGCGTGCAGGCCCCCGTCGTGGCCCGCGGGCTCGACCGGCTGGGCGCGATCGATCCGCCGCCGTTCGACCAGCCCGGTGTCGTCGGCTGGTACGCGGCCGGGGCGGAACCGGGCGCGGCCGGGACCGCGCTGATGGTCGGACACGTCGACACCCGGACCCGGCCCGCGGTCTTCTACAAGCTCAGCTCCGTCAAGCCCGGCGACACCGTCCGGGTCATGCGCGACGACGGGACGGTCGCCGAGTTCACGGTGGATGACGTCCAGGTGCTGCCGCGGGACCATTTCGATGCCCAACAGGCTTATGGCGTAAGGAAGTCGGGGCGGGCGGAGTTGCGGCTGATCACCTGTGGCGGAACCTTCGACCGGCGCAGCGACAGCTATACGGCGAACGTGGTCGTCTCGGCGTATCTCACCGGGAGCGGGCTGTGAGTCGTGACGTGGGCGGAGGCGGGGAGGGCTACCGGGCCCGGTCGGCGACCTGCTCCCCCTGAAGCCGCCGACCGGGCCGGTCCTCGACCGTGCGCGCACGGGCTGCGGGAGTAGCCCGGCACCGGCACGGGAGGTATGCGGGCCCGCCCGCCGGGGTTTGGCGGCCGGGCGGACAACTGGCCTGGTGTCGGGGCCACTTGAGGCCACCTTAGAACAGATGAGCGGTGTGGTTCATAGACGCTTTGACGCCAAGTCCGCGACGGCCCGGGCCGGTTCCCGCGCGGTGTGCGAACCCGCGGCGCCGGGGCCGCGAGAGCTCTGTGCCAAGGGGTGCGCGTACTCGTGGGGGGTGGGGTGGGTATGTCAGGATTGAGACCTGGGACGGTGCACCCGAGGGGGAGTTGGATGTACGGCAACAAGGGTGCCGGGGCACGGGCGTCCATGGCGGTGCTGGGGGCGGCACTGCTGCTCGCGGGGTGTTCCTCCGGGGGCGGCGGCAAGGACGGGGGTTCCGGAGCCGAGGTCGCACAACAGCCGAAGAGCGCGGACCCGTTCTGGGTGAATCCGCACGGGAGCGCGGCGGCGCAGGTCGCCGCCTACACCAAGGCGGGCAAGGACGCCGACGCCGAGCAGATCCGAAAGATAGCCGAGCGCCCCACGGGTGAGTGGATCGGCCCGGAGAACCCGGAACAGGAGGCGCGCGGCTTCACCGAGGCCGCCGAGAAGTCCGACCGGGCCGCGATCCTCGTCCTCTACGACATCCCGCACCGCGACTGCGGACAGTTCTCACAGGGCGGCGCGGCCGACGGCGACACCTACCGGGCCTGGATCGACGGGGTGGCGCGGGGCATCGGGGACCGCCCCGCCACGGTGATCCTGGAACCGGACGCCGTCCTGCACCTGGTCGACCAGTGCACGCCCCAGGAGTTCCGCGAGGAGCGCTACGACCTGCTCAAGGGTGCCGTCGGCACGCTCAAGTCCCTGAAGAACACCAAGGTGTACCTGGACGCGGGCAACGCGGGCTGGGGGCGTCCCGACCAGATCTTCCAGCCGTTGCAGGCCGCGGGCATCGGCCGGGCCGACGGGTTCTCCGTCAACGTGTCCAACTTCTACTCGACCGAGGACTCCATCGCGTACGGCAGGCAACTGGCCGCGAGGCTCGGCGGCAAGCACTTCGTCATCGACACCAGCCGCAACGGCAACGGCCCGTACACGGGCGGCACGGCGGACGAGAACTGGTGCAACCCGCCGGGCCGCGCCCTCGGCGAGAGCCCGACGACCAGGACCGCCGACCCGCTGGTCGACGCGTATCTGTGGGTCAAGCGGCCGGGCGAGTCGGACGGCACGTGCAAGGGCGGTCCCAGGGCGGGCCAGTGGTGGGCGGACTACGCCCTGAAGCTCGCCAAGGCCTCCAAGTAGCGCCCGCCCGTACGTGACCGGGGCGCCCTCCCCTTTCCGCGGAGGGCGCCCCGGTCACGTACGCGCACACATGGCTGTCCACAACCCGCCCGGAATCAGGGCACCTTGACCCACTGAGCCTTGCTCGGAGTGCCCTGGTCGTCCGTCACGAACAGCATGTACCAGCCGGATTCGACGAGGTCGCGGTTCTTCGGCACCGTCACCGAGATCCCGGTCCTCGTCTTCGTGAAGTCGAGGGCGATGGACCGCTGGTCGACGTCGGTGACATGGGTGGACGCGCTCGGCCGGATCAGCCGGGCCGTCCTGATGGACGAGGTGTGCGCCGAGGTGAAGGCGGCCGAGGCGCCGCGGGCGATCGTCCTGGGACCGCCGGACAGCGAGGGCCGCGCGTCCCGGAAGAGGTAAGGCGGTGTGTAGATCTCGATGCGCTGCTCGAAGGTGGCCGGTCTGGTGTCGGCCTTGTCCGCGTAGAGCGAGTTGGAGCCGAAGAACATCACGCGCCCGTCGGGCAGCAGGATGGAGCCCGAGTGGTAGTTGCGGCCCACCAGCGGATCGGCCACCCGGTCGAAGGTGTTCGACTTGGTGTTGTAGATCCGCGCCTGGAGGATGTTGGAGTCGCCGCGTCCCCGGTAGTCCTCGGAGCCACCGGAGACGAGGACGGTGTCGTCCGGCAGGATCGAGGACTGCGGATAGCGGGTGCCCTTGTCCAGCTCGGGCCCGTCCACGAACCTCGGGTTCCTGTCCTTCAGCTCGATCAGCCGGGTCTTCCTGCTGGACAGCCTGGACTCGCCGACCCCGCCGCCGCCGATCACCATGTACTTCTCGTCCTGTGCGGGCGGCAGCAGCACGGTGCCGGACGTCTCCATCATGTTCGGGTCGCTCAGCCCCGGGACCTTGGTGAAGGTGTTGCTCGCCAGATCCCAGACACCGGGGTCGCGGCCCACGTCGTCGGGGCCGTAGCCGGCGTTCGAGCCCGAGTAGAAGAGCTTGCCGTTCTGCATCAGCGAGATCGCCGGGTAGGTCGGGAACTGCCGGACGCCCTTGGTGTACGTCCACTTCTTGGTCTTCGGGTCGAAGACCTCGTTCTTGCCCGGGACGAGCTGGCCGATCTCGTCCAGGCCGGAGAGGGAGAGGACCTTGCCGTCGCCGAGGGTGGTCAGCGTCGGATACCAGCGGGCCTCGTTCATCGGGTCGACCTTGATGTACCTCTCGGCGACCGGATCGAACTCGTAGGCGTCCCGGATACCCTGGAAGTCCTTCTTGTCCAGGGCGAGTTTCTGCGCGATGCCGTAGGTGTTGCGGGCGTCGGTGCCGGTCAGGCCCTGTATCCGGTAGTTGTCCTGGGTGCCGGTCTCGTACTTCTGGCCGCTCCGGTGCGCCTCGACGTAGATGCGCCCGAGACCCGGGTCGTTGCGCAGGAACGCCCCGGTCGCCCTGTCGAAGACCTTCGTGGCGCGCGGCACGAGCACCGGGTCCTTCGACACGAACGTCTTCCCGTTCTCCTTGCCGGTGAACCGGGTGCCCGCGGGCAGCGTGACGGGCTTGTCCGGGTTCTCGTTGTGGACGACCATCAGGCCGCCGGCCTTGGTGACGTCCCCCTTCAGCGTCTCGTACCGCTTGGTGCCGCCGGCGATCAGCAGATTGCCGTTGGCGAGCTGGGTGTGGCCCGTGCAGAACAGGTCCGCGGGCGTCGGGATCTTCTTGATCGTGCCCTTGACCGGGTCCCAGACCCGGGTGTCGAACCTCTTCGCGTCGAAGTTGTCCTGGTTGTTGCCGGAGCCCGCGATCAGCAGGACCTTGCCGGTGTGCAGCAGGGCCGCGTGGATCGTGTTGAGCCGGTACCGCGCCGGGAAGTCGATGATGTCCCAGTGGCCGTTGTCGGCTTTGTACTCCGGCTTGTTGATCGTGTACTGGTGGTACCTGTACGTTCCGAAGCGGTACAGCCACGGCCCGTTCATCCCGGCCAGCGCGAGCACCACCACCGCGGTCACACCGAGGCGGCGGGCCCGGCGGCGACGGCCACCGTCCTCCGTCATTTGTCACGTCCCCCGAGGGCGATCCGCACGGTCTGGTCGCTCTCCCCGTGCGCGGCGGCCCAGCCGGGCCGGTGCCGCGGCGCGTGCGCGGCGTGCCGTTCCCTCGGTGGCGCCGACGCCTGCTGCGGAACGCGGACGTCCCCGGGCACCTCCGGCGGCCGCTTCCGCTCCTGGCGCACGCTCCAGCGCCAGGCGAGGATCGGCGAGGCGGTGATCAGCAGGGCGAAGACCGCCCAGACGATCATCGCGGGGTGGGCGTGCCCGAGAGTGAGACCGGCGGTGATCGAGCCGGCGAAGACGAGGATGAAGAACAGATGGATCCGGAAGGTCCCGAACAGCGTGTCGGGGCTGGCCGAATCGCCCTTGGGCGTCACCACGAAACGGCTCCTGCGGCGCAGCACCGCGTCCATCAGCGACCGTGCGTAGACCGGCGCGGACAGCGCGGACATCACCATGCCCGCCACACCCCCGGAGCCCTCCGGCTCGTGCGGCGAGACGTTGTGGCGGCGGTTCCAGACGTACAGGCCGATCTGGAGGGCGGAGGCGTTGCCGTACAGCATCAGCCAGACCGTCGGGTCGATGTTCACGCCCGACGCGCCGAGTCCGAGGAACAGGGTGCAACTCAGCGCCGCGAGGATCCAGTTGAGCGCGGACATCGGGTAGAAGACGATCATCATCGTGTAGTTGAAGAGCTTGCCCGGAGGCATCGAGAAGAAGCCCTTCCAGTACTGCTTGAGGATCGTCTCGTAGGTACCGCGGGACCAGCGCAACTGCTGCGTGAAGAAGTCCGTCCAGGCGGCCGGTCCCTCACCGACGGCCAGGACGTCCGGCGTGTACACGGACTTCCACTTCCTGCCGCTCTCCGGGTTCCTGGCACGGTGCATCTCGAAGCCGGTCGCCATGTCCTCGGTGATGGAGTCGTACAGGCCGCCGATCTGCTTCAGCGCCTTGATGCGCACGGCGTTGGAGGTGCCCACGAACATCGGCGAGCCGTAGAAGTTGCCGGCCCGCTGGATGAGGGCGTGGAAGAGGAACTGCTGCGACTCGGCGGCCTTGGTGATGGGGTTGTCGTAATTGCCGTACACCTGCGGGCCGATGACGAAGCCGACGTCCGGGTCGCGGAAGAAGCCGAGCATCCGCTCCAGGTAGTTGGGCAGCGGGACATGGTCGGTGTCGACCGAGGCGAAGTAGTCGTAGTCGTCGCCGTGGGCCTCCAGCCAGGCGTTGTAGTTGCCGTGCTTGGTCCTGGCGCGGTGCGGGCCCTTGGCCTGGTTCCACCGCGCGACGCCCTTGCGGGTGAAGTGGTGCACGCCCAGGCGCGCGCAGACCTCCTTCACCTCGGGGTCGTCGCCCTCGTCGAGGAGCCAGACGTGCAGCAGTCCCCGGTGACGCAGCTCGACAGCGGCCTCCAGCGTCCTCGTCACCATGGCCAGCGGTTCCTTGCCGGGGACGAACGAGGTGAGGAAGGCGACTCTCGTGCCGGTCTCGGGCACCACCGGGACCGGGTCGCGGGCGACCAGGGTGGCGTGCGCGTTGGACAGCACGTTCATGCAGCGGAAGAACTCGATCAGACCGATCGAGACCAGCATCACGGTGTCCAGCGCCGGCAGCAGGTCGTAGGAGGGATAGTCGCGCTCGGTCCAGTGCTCGGGCTGGAGCAGCCAGCCGAGCAGGATCAGCGAGAGGAGCGGGGCCGCGCCCAGCATGAGCGCCGCCCGGACGCGGTGCGGCTCCTGCGACAGCAGGGAGCGGTACCGCACGGTGTACGGCTTGCCCGGATCGGGCTCGGTGAGCGGACCGGCGAGCCTGCTGTAGTGCTCGTAGTCGTACTTCGGCAGTGTCTTCTTGATCTTCCGGAGGCTGTTGTCCGGATGGTGCGGTGAGCGGAGCCGGGCCGTCTCCGTACTGTCGGATTCCTTTCGGGCGCCCGTAGGCGTCGACGTCATGAGTCATCCCCCCGCACGCACGCTCGGGTGCGTGTTCGTCGGTTCTCGTCCGCCCGCTCGGACCCCCCTGGACCGTCACGGACGCGTGCACTGGCCGGCCGGCGTCACATCGGTTCATTCACACCGTACGGACATGAAACGACGGCTCTCCGGTCGCGCGACGCCCCCCTCGGCATCGTTCATGGGCGGGCCCCCAGCCCCCCACAGCCGCGACCGGCCCTACCCCCGACTGTCTCAACTGTCCTGAATCGACAGCCCTTCGAAGCACAGGGTTCTACGTCGTCCAGCATGATCGCAAGATGCGAAACGCGGTGTTAACCGGTCATACGCGTTCATTGGGACGCGAGTACGAAAAGGGGACACGGCTCCGGGTCGGCGGACCGTCTCGCGGGCATGACGAAGGGCCCCCTCGTTCGTACGAGGAGGCCCTCCGGTCGGTGCGCCGCCAGGGACTCGAACCCCGGACCCGCTGATTAAGAGTCAGCTGCTCTAACCAACTGAGCTAGCGGCGCCTGCTGACGCGAAAACTCTACCTGACCCGCGGGGGTGCTCGTGACCGCGGGGGAGGGCTCCATGGCAGGTGGGGGCGGTCACGTACATCATTCGGACCGTCAACGTGCGCCACCGGACGTCAGTTGAGAAACTGACGAATGTGCAGAATTGCGGACATTTCTATCTGGAGCGTGAAGGGCGTCGCATGAAGACTCCGGTATTCGAGGAACTCGATCCCTCGGGTGACTGCGACTGCCCCGGATGCGTTCACTGGCGGCGCGTCCTGCCCCTTTCCTCTCCCTCCCGGCCCCGGCCGTCCGGTCCACCGGGCCGTCAGGCTTCCCTCGCCCACGTTCTCGGCCTCGCCGGGATGGCGCGAACCCCCATGGCCCTCGCGATGGCCGCCACGGCGGGCACGGTCCTCGGCGCGCTGCCGGCGGCCGCCGCCGTGTACGGACCCGCCCGGCCCGGCGTTCCCCCGGCCGACGAACACGACACCCCCCAGGGCCACAGGGCACCGCTGCACGGCCCGGCCGGGAAACCGGCGCTGCCCGCCAGGCCGGACACGGCGGTCCGGGCGCCCGCCACCACCCGGGCCGCGATCATCAGCCGGGCCATGACCTGGATCGACGCGCAGGTGCCGTACA
This genomic interval carries:
- a CDS encoding glycosyltransferase family 2 protein, with amino-acid sequence MTSTPTGARKESDSTETARLRSPHHPDNSLRKIKKTLPKYDYEHYSRLAGPLTEPDPGKPYTVRYRSLLSQEPHRVRAALMLGAAPLLSLILLGWLLQPEHWTERDYPSYDLLPALDTVMLVSIGLIEFFRCMNVLSNAHATLVARDPVPVVPETGTRVAFLTSFVPGKEPLAMVTRTLEAAVELRHRGLLHVWLLDEGDDPEVKEVCARLGVHHFTRKGVARWNQAKGPHRARTKHGNYNAWLEAHGDDYDYFASVDTDHVPLPNYLERMLGFFRDPDVGFVIGPQVYGNYDNPITKAAESQQFLFHALIQRAGNFYGSPMFVGTSNAVRIKALKQIGGLYDSITEDMATGFEMHRARNPESGRKWKSVYTPDVLAVGEGPAAWTDFFTQQLRWSRGTYETILKQYWKGFFSMPPGKLFNYTMMIVFYPMSALNWILAALSCTLFLGLGASGVNIDPTVWLMLYGNASALQIGLYVWNRRHNVSPHEPEGSGGVAGMVMSALSAPVYARSLMDAVLRRRSRFVVTPKGDSASPDTLFGTFRIHLFFILVFAGSITAGLTLGHAHPAMIVWAVFALLITASPILAWRWSVRQERKRPPEVPGDVRVPQQASAPPRERHAAHAPRHRPGWAAAHGESDQTVRIALGGRDK
- a CDS encoding kelch motif-containing protein, which encodes MTEDGGRRRRARRLGVTAVVVLALAGMNGPWLYRFGTYRYHQYTINKPEYKADNGHWDIIDFPARYRLNTIHAALLHTGKVLLIAGSGNNQDNFDAKRFDTRVWDPVKGTIKKIPTPADLFCTGHTQLANGNLLIAGGTKRYETLKGDVTKAGGLMVVHNENPDKPVTLPAGTRFTGKENGKTFVSKDPVLVPRATKVFDRATGAFLRNDPGLGRIYVEAHRSGQKYETGTQDNYRIQGLTGTDARNTYGIAQKLALDKKDFQGIRDAYEFDPVAERYIKVDPMNEARWYPTLTTLGDGKVLSLSGLDEIGQLVPGKNEVFDPKTKKWTYTKGVRQFPTYPAISLMQNGKLFYSGSNAGYGPDDVGRDPGVWDLASNTFTKVPGLSDPNMMETSGTVLLPPAQDEKYMVIGGGGVGESRLSSRKTRLIELKDRNPRFVDGPELDKGTRYPQSSILPDDTVLVSGGSEDYRGRGDSNILQARIYNTKSNTFDRVADPLVGRNYHSGSILLPDGRVMFFGSNSLYADKADTRPATFEQRIEIYTPPYLFRDARPSLSGGPRTIARGASAAFTSAHTSSIRTARLIRPSASTHVTDVDQRSIALDFTKTRTGISVTVPKNRDLVESGWYMLFVTDDQGTPSKAQWVKVP
- a CDS encoding class F sortase yields the protein MAERERSPGVGRLLTGVAWLVLLLGLWLWGREVTELRLGTSAPTTGDIAAVGRPPEVRLPPALKPLRNARPQRVDIPSMGVQAPVVARGLDRLGAIDPPPFDQPGVVGWYAAGAEPGAAGTALMVGHVDTRTRPAVFYKLSSVKPGDTVRVMRDDGTVAEFTVDDVQVLPRDHFDAQQAYGVRKSGRAELRLITCGGTFDRRSDSYTANVVVSAYLTGSGL
- a CDS encoding glycoside hydrolase family 6 protein, with the translated sequence MYGNKGAGARASMAVLGAALLLAGCSSGGGGKDGGSGAEVAQQPKSADPFWVNPHGSAAAQVAAYTKAGKDADAEQIRKIAERPTGEWIGPENPEQEARGFTEAAEKSDRAAILVLYDIPHRDCGQFSQGGAADGDTYRAWIDGVARGIGDRPATVILEPDAVLHLVDQCTPQEFREERYDLLKGAVGTLKSLKNTKVYLDAGNAGWGRPDQIFQPLQAAGIGRADGFSVNVSNFYSTEDSIAYGRQLAARLGGKHFVIDTSRNGNGPYTGGTADENWCNPPGRALGESPTTRTADPLVDAYLWVKRPGESDGTCKGGPRAGQWWADYALKLAKASK